In Thioclava sp. GXIMD2076, one DNA window encodes the following:
- a CDS encoding YqgE/AlgH family protein has protein sequence MDLSGKILIAMPGMGDQRFEHSVIMVCAHSEEGAMGLIVNKPLPKPDLPDLLEQLGITMTASDDSSERPILFGGPVETGRGFVLHSTEWDGGGPVMEVGEELAMTATRDILEDIAAGNGPDRAVLALGYAGWGPGQLEQEILDNGWLIADGDAELALSGDYANKWVRALGTMGIDPRTLSATAGHA, from the coding sequence ATGGATCTGAGCGGCAAGATTTTGATTGCGATGCCCGGTATGGGTGATCAGCGGTTCGAACATTCGGTGATCATGGTCTGCGCCCATTCCGAGGAAGGGGCGATGGGGCTGATCGTCAACAAGCCCCTGCCCAAGCCCGATCTGCCCGATCTCTTGGAGCAGCTGGGGATCACCATGACCGCTTCCGATGACAGCAGCGAACGTCCGATCCTGTTTGGCGGGCCGGTCGAGACCGGTCGTGGCTTCGTGCTGCATTCGACCGAATGGGATGGCGGCGGGCCGGTGATGGAGGTGGGCGAGGAGCTGGCCATGACCGCCACCCGCGACATTCTCGAGGATATTGCCGCAGGCAACGGGCCGGATCGCGCGGTTCTGGCGCTCGGCTATGCCGGTTGGGGGCCGGGCCAGCTGGAACAGGAGATCCTCGATAATGGCTGGCTGATTGCCGATGGCGATGCCGAGCTGGCGCTCTCGGGAGATTACGCCAATAAATGGGTGCGCGCGCTGGGGACGATGGGGATTGATCCCCGCACACTCTCTGCGACGGCGGGCCACGCCTGA
- a CDS encoding efflux RND transporter permease subunit: MGLIGLFTRHATLANIVLVVMLCAGIVAAPKLRAQFFPDTVSDEIDVSVAWEGAGAEDVDRAIIQVLEPSLLSVEGVAATESTAREGRAEIELEFEPGWDMGRAMDDVQSAIQLAGDLPEAAETPEIRQSVWRDTVTDVIITGPLAPEQLGRLADEMMARLYAQGVTRTTLSGIAAPEVRVEVPTTSLMAHDVSLSRIIAVIRAATDATPAGDVASGAARVRAGEERREARQIRDLVIRTDADGAALTVGDVARISVEGAARERAYYVGANPAMTINVARSAQGDAIALQGKVEQVVAAMRPDLPANTTIELVRSRTERIVARLDLLVDNGLVGLGLVLVLLFLFLNARTAIWVAMGIPASLAAGLAVMYLGGMTLNMMSLFALILTLGIVVDDAIVVGEHADFRARHLGEPPEVAAEMGARRMLAPVFASTLTTIIAFAGLVVIGGRMGDMIMDIPLTVIAVLAASLVECFLILPNHMSHALAHIGQPRWYDAPSRLTNRGLDWFRRKAMRPLVRGILHARYPVLAFAVLLLAVQVALLKTGQVQWRFFSPPERSSISGAFAMANGTTREDSYAVMRELQALVAKVGADYETEYGLNPVTYVIGQLGGASGRSLASADTKDTDQLGSISVELVDQDLRPYSSADFIRRLQQEAPDNPALEELSFRGFRAGPGGDSLAVQFTGAETRVLKQAAEELKTALSAYPEVSALEDNLAYDKEDLILDLTPQGQALGFDTETLGQELRARLNGTEAASYPDGVRSATIRVELPEAEKTADFIDRMQLQSPGGRWVPLSDIVTVRREAGFSTIRRDDGLRQIEVTGDISEDDPERANAIMTEMQSRILPDIAQRLGVSWLQTGQAADERDFMADAQLGLILCLLGIYVVLAWILASWARPLVVMAVIPFGLVGAVWGHYLWDTPMSMFAVVGGLGMVGIIINDAIVLISTVDDYARHRGLRPAIVEAVADRLRPVLLTTLTTVLGLAPLLYEGSAEAQFLKSTVITLVYGLGFGMVIVLLLVPAVLAVQADILRILASTRRGLKAPRLAGALWWGIGLIVLGAALGFGPVIARGGSLSQSWLVFAPFILGALAVAAWRTRRRR; the protein is encoded by the coding sequence ATGGGGCTGATCGGCCTGTTCACCCGCCATGCCACGCTGGCCAATATCGTGCTGGTGGTGATGCTCTGCGCGGGGATCGTGGCCGCCCCCAAACTGCGGGCGCAGTTCTTTCCCGATACGGTCAGCGACGAGATCGATGTTTCGGTTGCCTGGGAGGGGGCGGGCGCCGAGGATGTGGATCGCGCGATCATTCAGGTGCTCGAACCGTCGCTGCTGAGCGTCGAAGGGGTGGCTGCGACAGAAAGCACGGCCCGTGAAGGCCGCGCCGAGATCGAGCTGGAATTCGAGCCCGGATGGGATATGGGCCGCGCGATGGATGACGTGCAGAGCGCCATCCAGCTGGCGGGCGATCTCCCCGAGGCCGCCGAGACCCCCGAGATCCGGCAGAGCGTGTGGCGCGATACGGTCACAGATGTGATCATCACCGGTCCGCTCGCCCCCGAACAGCTGGGCCGTCTGGCCGACGAAATGATGGCGCGCCTCTATGCCCAAGGCGTGACCCGCACCACGCTCTCGGGGATTGCCGCGCCCGAGGTAAGGGTGGAGGTGCCCACGACCTCGCTGATGGCACATGATGTCAGCCTGAGCCGGATCATCGCGGTGATCCGAGCCGCCACAGATGCCACGCCGGCGGGCGATGTGGCCTCGGGGGCGGCGCGGGTGCGCGCGGGCGAGGAGCGCCGCGAGGCCCGCCAGATCCGCGATCTGGTGATCCGCACCGATGCCGATGGCGCGGCGTTGACGGTGGGTGATGTCGCGCGGATCAGCGTGGAGGGCGCGGCGCGCGAGCGGGCCTATTATGTGGGCGCCAATCCCGCGATGACGATCAATGTGGCACGCTCGGCCCAAGGCGATGCGATCGCCCTGCAGGGCAAGGTCGAGCAGGTCGTGGCCGCGATGCGCCCCGATCTGCCCGCCAATACCACGATCGAGCTGGTGCGCAGCCGGACCGAGCGGATCGTGGCGCGGCTCGATCTGCTGGTCGATAACGGTCTGGTCGGGCTCGGTCTTGTGCTGGTGCTGTTGTTCCTGTTTCTCAATGCACGCACGGCGATCTGGGTGGCGATGGGTATTCCCGCCTCGCTCGCGGCCGGTCTGGCGGTGATGTATCTGGGCGGTATGACGCTGAACATGATGTCGCTTTTCGCGCTGATCCTGACCTTGGGGATCGTTGTCGATGATGCCATCGTGGTGGGCGAGCATGCCGATTTCCGGGCCCGCCATCTGGGCGAGCCGCCCGAAGTGGCTGCTGAAATGGGCGCGCGCCGGATGCTGGCGCCGGTCTTTGCCTCGACGCTGACCACCATCATCGCTTTTGCGGGGCTGGTGGTGATCGGCGGGCGGATGGGCGATATGATCATGGATATCCCGCTGACGGTAATCGCGGTGCTCGCGGCCTCGCTGGTCGAGTGTTTCCTGATCCTGCCCAACCATATGTCCCACGCGCTGGCGCATATCGGGCAGCCGCGCTGGTATGATGCGCCCTCGCGGCTGACCAATCGCGGGCTGGACTGGTTCCGACGCAAGGCGATGCGGCCTTTGGTGCGCGGTATCCTCCATGCGCGCTATCCGGTGCTGGCATTTGCGGTGCTGCTGCTGGCGGTGCAGGTGGCCTTGCTGAAAACCGGTCAGGTGCAGTGGCGCTTCTTCTCGCCGCCCGAACGGTCAAGTATTTCGGGGGCCTTTGCCATGGCCAATGGTACCACCCGCGAGGACAGCTATGCCGTCATGCGCGAGCTGCAGGCTCTGGTTGCCAAGGTGGGAGCCGATTACGAGACCGAATACGGGCTCAATCCGGTGACCTATGTGATCGGCCAGCTCGGCGGGGCCTCGGGGCGGTCTCTGGCCTCGGCCGATACCAAGGACACCGACCAGCTGGGCTCGATCTCGGTCGAGCTGGTCGATCAGGATCTGCGCCCCTATTCCAGTGCCGATTTCATCCGCCGCCTGCAGCAGGAGGCGCCCGATAATCCGGCTCTGGAGGAACTTTCCTTCCGTGGTTTCCGCGCGGGGCCTGGCGGCGACAGCCTTGCGGTGCAGTTTACGGGCGCCGAGACACGGGTGCTCAAACAGGCTGCCGAAGAGTTGAAAACCGCACTATCGGCCTATCCCGAGGTCTCGGCGCTGGAGGATAATCTGGCCTATGACAAGGAGGATCTGATCCTCGATCTGACACCGCAGGGACAGGCACTGGGTTTTGATACGGAGACATTGGGGCAGGAATTGCGCGCCCGCCTGAACGGCACCGAAGCCGCGAGCTATCCTGACGGGGTGCGCTCGGCCACGATCCGCGTGGAATTGCCCGAGGCCGAGAAGACCGCCGATTTCATCGACCGGATGCAGCTACAAAGCCCCGGTGGCCGGTGGGTGCCCTTGTCGGATATTGTCACGGTGCGGCGCGAGGCGGGCTTTTCCACCATCCGCCGCGACGACGGGCTCCGCCAGATCGAGGTGACGGGGGATATCTCCGAGGACGACCCTGAACGCGCCAATGCGATCATGACCGAGATGCAGAGCCGCATCCTGCCCGATATCGCGCAGCGGCTGGGGGTCAGCTGGCTGCAGACGGGGCAGGCCGCCGACGAGCGCGATTTTATGGCTGATGCGCAACTCGGGTTGATCCTGTGTCTTTTGGGGATCTACGTGGTTCTGGCATGGATTCTGGCCAGCTGGGCGCGGCCATTGGTGGTGATGGCGGTCATTCCCTTCGGACTCGTAGGGGCGGTCTGGGGGCATTACCTCTGGGACACGCCCATGTCGATGTTCGCCGTGGTGGGCGGGCTCGGCATGGTGGGGATCATTATCAATGATGCCATCGTGCTGATCTCGACGGTGGATGACTACGCGCGGCACCGTGGTTTGCGCCCTGCGATCGTGGAGGCGGTGGCCGACCGTCTGCGGCCTGTGCTGCTGACAACATTGACCACCGTTCTCGGGCTCGCGCCGCTTCTCTACGAGGGCAGCGCCGAGGCGCAATTCCTGAAATCGACGGTCATCACGCTGGTCTACGGGCTTGGCTTCGGGATGGTGATCGTGCTGCTCTTGGTGCCTGCCGTGCTGGCGGTTCAGGCCGATATCCTCCGGATCCTCGCCTCGACGCGGCGCGGACTGAAAGCGCCGCGCCTTGCGGGCGCACTCTGGTGGGGGATCGGGCTGATCGTTCTGGGGGCGGCGCTCGGCTTCGGACCGGTGATCGCGCGGGGTGGTAGCCTGTCGCAGAGCTGGCTGGTCTTTGCGCCCTTCATTCTGGGCGCGCTCGCCGTGGCCGCATGGCGCACGCGCCGGAGGCGCTAG
- a CDS encoding efflux transporter periplasmic adaptor subunit — protein MHFLSRSLGGIFLFALTLGLLATAVAVMRMGPSGTEHGHARAPSERIYAADVVALEYQDLRPELTAYGEIRSTRRLELRASSGGTVVELSPVFEDGAMVRQGDVLVRLDPAQAQAARDSAAASLSEAEAALAQAGRALVIAGDDLKAAQAQAALRLKALQRQQDLNTRGIGSAAVTEEAELAASSADQAVLSRRSALSQAQAVLDQGKTTLSRARIDLAEAERELSETVIRAGFDGILGGVMAVQGGLVSANEMLGELIDPGALEVAFRVSTSQFLRLTDEGGALLPLEAQVRLETAEAQVQSSAQLLRAGASVEAGTAGRLLYARLAETRGFRPGDFVTVTLSEPLLADVARLPSQAVDGNGEVLALDGENRLYAAQARILRREGDTVLVRSDLPQGTLVVARRSPLLGQGIKLRPLTEASHDQSLIDLTPDHRQALMEAAERDTGLSTSQRESLLSQLQQDRVPAAVIDRLEQRGG, from the coding sequence ATGCATTTTCTTTCACGCAGCCTTGGCGGAATTTTCCTGTTTGCCCTGACGCTTGGCCTGCTTGCCACGGCGGTGGCCGTGATGCGGATGGGCCCGTCCGGAACGGAGCACGGGCACGCAAGAGCACCCTCGGAACGTATTTATGCCGCCGATGTGGTGGCGCTTGAGTATCAGGATCTTCGCCCCGAACTGACCGCCTATGGCGAGATCCGCTCGACACGGCGGCTGGAGTTGCGTGCCTCGAGCGGGGGAACAGTTGTGGAGCTGTCCCCTGTCTTCGAGGATGGGGCAATGGTGCGGCAGGGCGATGTGCTGGTGCGGCTCGATCCGGCGCAGGCGCAGGCCGCGCGCGACAGTGCGGCTGCCAGCCTGTCCGAGGCCGAGGCGGCTCTCGCGCAGGCCGGACGGGCGCTGGTGATCGCCGGCGATGACCTGAAGGCCGCGCAGGCACAGGCCGCGCTGCGGCTCAAGGCGCTGCAACGCCAGCAGGATCTGAACACACGCGGGATCGGCTCGGCGGCGGTCACCGAGGAGGCCGAACTGGCCGCCTCTTCCGCTGATCAGGCCGTTCTGTCGCGCCGCTCGGCGCTCTCGCAGGCGCAGGCGGTGCTCGATCAGGGGAAAACCACGCTGAGCCGCGCGCGGATCGATCTGGCCGAGGCCGAGCGCGAATTGTCGGAGACCGTGATCCGCGCGGGCTTCGACGGCATCCTCGGCGGGGTGATGGCGGTGCAGGGCGGGCTGGTCTCGGCCAACGAGATGCTGGGCGAGCTGATCGACCCGGGCGCGCTGGAAGTCGCGTTCCGTGTGTCCACCAGCCAGTTTTTGCGGCTGACCGATGAGGGCGGTGCCTTGCTGCCACTGGAGGCGCAGGTGCGGCTTGAGACAGCGGAGGCGCAGGTGCAATCGTCGGCGCAGCTCCTCAGGGCGGGGGCAAGTGTCGAGGCGGGCACGGCGGGACGGCTTCTTTACGCGCGCCTTGCGGAGACGCGCGGCTTCCGGCCCGGTGATTTTGTGACCGTGACGCTGAGCGAGCCGCTTCTGGCCGATGTCGCGCGGCTTCCGTCACAGGCGGTGGATGGGAATGGCGAGGTGCTGGCGCTGGATGGCGAGAACCGCCTTTACGCCGCGCAGGCGCGCATCCTGCGTCGCGAGGGCGATACGGTGCTAGTGCGCTCGGATCTGCCGCAGGGCACGCTGGTCGTGGCGCGGCGCAGCCCGCTTCTGGGGCAGGGGATCAAGCTGCGTCCGCTGACAGAGGCATCCCATGACCAGAGCCTGATCGACCTGACCCCCGATCACCGTCAGGCCCTGATGGAGGCCGCCGAGCGCGATACCGGCCTTAGCACCAGCCAGCGCGAGAGCCTGTTGAGCCAGTTGCAGCAGGACCGCGTGCCCGCTGCCGTGATCGACCGGCTTGAACAGCGGGGCGGCTGA
- a CDS encoding protein-disulfide reductase DsbD domain-containing protein, which produces MTRLASSGLGLGLFATVCGAVPAFAQTTELAMTLPPTSEAVPLPMGLSHAEVLDGWQTKNGTRMAAIRITLDAGWKTYWRHPGDAGIPPSFNFKASSNLKDVKIYWPRPQVFMESGTRSIGYKDQMILPIELVPEDASQPIQLEADLDLGICHDICIPVSLDLAADLEGKGAQDAVITQALEAQPKKVPSTARCTIAPIRDGVRVTAQLPSDAAPDQVALFELPSQPVWVSDSQMSHQGNTLSATADLVPPNSEPFDLDPKDLRITVLDKTHAYEMDGCARM; this is translated from the coding sequence ATGACAAGACTTGCATCTTCCGGGCTGGGATTAGGCCTTTTCGCGACCGTTTGTGGTGCGGTTCCTGCCTTCGCGCAGACGACCGAGCTTGCCATGACCCTGCCGCCCACCTCCGAGGCCGTGCCACTACCGATGGGGCTGAGCCATGCCGAGGTACTGGACGGCTGGCAGACAAAGAACGGCACGCGCATGGCCGCGATCCGCATCACACTGGATGCAGGCTGGAAGACCTACTGGCGCCATCCGGGCGATGCGGGCATCCCGCCGAGCTTCAACTTCAAGGCCTCGAGCAATCTGAAGGATGTGAAAATCTACTGGCCGCGACCGCAGGTATTCATGGAAAGCGGAACGCGCTCAATCGGTTACAAGGACCAGATGATCCTGCCGATCGAGCTGGTGCCAGAAGATGCCAGCCAGCCGATCCAGCTGGAGGCCGATCTCGATCTGGGGATCTGCCATGATATCTGCATCCCCGTCTCGCTCGATCTGGCCGCCGATCTGGAGGGCAAAGGCGCGCAGGATGCAGTGATCACACAGGCGCTGGAAGCTCAGCCCAAAAAGGTTCCCAGCACGGCACGCTGCACCATAGCACCGATCCGCGACGGGGTCCGTGTAACGGCACAGCTACCGTCCGATGCCGCTCCCGATCAAGTGGCGCTCTTCGAACTGCCTTCGCAGCCCGTCTGGGTGTCCGATTCGCAAATGTCACATCAGGGGAATACCCTGAGTGCCACGGCAGATCTGGTGCCGCCCAATTCCGAGCCCTTCGATCTGGATCCGAAAGATCTGCGGATCACGGTGCTCGACAAGACCCATGCCTACGAGATGGATGGCTGCGCGCGGATGTAA
- a CDS encoding L-threonylcarbamoyladenylate synthase, producing the protein MTDLLSATPEGYTEAARLLGRGELVAFATETVYGLGGDARNSEAVAAIYAAKGRPKFNPLIVHVHSVEMAERYVTIPEAARPLIARYWPGPLTLVLPLRPDAGISDLVTAGLDTLAIRMPAHPVARKLLQEYDGPLAAPSANPSGRISPTTAAHVMDGLSGRIAAVLEGGACGVGVESTILSLDPLALLRPGGLALEEIEATLGRALPTGGDADKPNAPGQLKSHYAPGAAVRLNATDRQSGEIWIGFGPHCAGADFTLSETGDTTEAATRLFGLLREADALAQQKGASCIAVAPVPDTGLGLAVNDRLDRAAAPRP; encoded by the coding sequence ATGACCGATCTCCTCTCCGCCACCCCCGAAGGCTATACCGAGGCCGCCCGCCTGCTGGGCCGAGGCGAACTGGTGGCCTTTGCCACAGAGACGGTCTACGGGCTGGGCGGCGATGCCCGCAACAGCGAGGCCGTCGCCGCGATCTATGCGGCCAAAGGGCGGCCCAAGTTCAACCCGTTGATCGTGCATGTGCATTCGGTCGAGATGGCCGAGCGCTATGTCACCATCCCCGAGGCGGCGCGGCCGCTGATCGCGCGCTACTGGCCGGGGCCCCTGACGCTGGTGCTGCCTTTGCGCCCCGATGCGGGGATCTCCGATCTGGTGACCGCGGGGCTCGACACTCTGGCCATCCGCATGCCCGCCCATCCGGTCGCGCGCAAATTACTGCAGGAATATGACGGGCCGCTGGCCGCGCCCTCGGCCAACCCCTCGGGGCGGATCAGCCCCACGACCGCAGCGCATGTGATGGACGGGCTCTCGGGCAGGATCGCGGCGGTGCTGGAGGGCGGGGCCTGCGGGGTGGGCGTCGAATCGACGATCCTCTCGCTCGATCCGCTGGCGCTCCTGCGCCCCGGCGGGCTGGCACTCGAGGAGATCGAGGCCACGCTGGGCCGCGCTCTGCCCACCGGCGGCGATGCCGACAAACCCAATGCGCCGGGCCAGCTGAAATCCCATTATGCACCGGGCGCTGCGGTGCGGCTGAACGCCACCGACCGCCAGTCGGGCGAGATCTGGATCGGTTTCGGACCCCATTGCGCGGGAGCCGATTTCACCCTCTCGGAGACGGGCGATACGACCGAGGCCGCAACCCGCCTCTTCGGGCTCTTGCGCGAGGCCGATGCGCTGGCGCAGCAAAAAGGCGCCAGCTGCATCGCAGTGGCGCCCGTGCCCGATACGGGGCTGGGTCTGGCGGTCAATGACCGGCTGGATCGGGCCGCAGCGCCCCGCCCATAA